Below is a genomic region from Salvelinus sp. IW2-2015 linkage group LG18, ASM291031v2, whole genome shotgun sequence.
GAGTTCCTAGTAATGCTAGGAACCTATTCACTTGTTACCAATGTGTGTCAGAGTATTGTTATACATACACTCATGCAGTGCTACAGAAGGCTTCAATAGAAGTTTGTCAGACTTGTTTCTCTCTCATTTAAAAAATAGGTAATCATGTGCGCTCTATAGGAGATTTATATCTGCAATGTTGACACCAGGGATGGAACTTAAAGATTTTCAGCAGTTCTGCACATCTGTCTGAAAGTACTACCCTCTGGCTTGCTTAATTTCCATCCCTAGTTGACACCTGATTTCTTTACTGTCATCCTGAATGTGATCCTGACCACTTCTCTCCTTTTGCAGGTGTGAAACTCACCCTCTCTGCCCTGGTAGATGGTAAGGGCATCAACACTGGAGGCCATAAGCTGGGCCTGGGGTTGGAACTGGAGGCCTAAACTCTCCTTGCGGTGAAGGAAACGAGAGAATATCAGCAGTATCTGCCCTTAAAATGCATTTCCAACTCAAACCAGCAAGGGGGTATATCATGAATGGAAGGGAATTGTTTAGAGGCTACAACGAGAAAAAAACACTACCCCKTCattctttttttgtaaatgtttgctTTGCAGTTTCCATCGAAGACACTTTCAGTGGGTCAATAATTTATACACCTTCTCATTGCATCTATCCAACACTGCCATGACTGACATACACCACATTGTTCTCCTCCCATGTGGCCAGTTGTACATAGAAGCCACAGGTGACCATCTCTGAAGTGTTTTTATTTGGTGATACGTCAGATTGGTTAAACACAGCGGTTGGGTTTGGTCTGGTCATACWTTTCTGATTTGACCATTTCTAACCAATCATCTAATATTTTGTTGTCTGAACACATCTCATTTGTAACTGCATTATTCGCTGCACTAGGCTCCCCTACTATTTAAATATCATCATAcgcctttttgtttttccttccaTGCACATGAGGACGAGGTTAAAGCTGTGTTGTACTGTTATGATCTGTCAGCCATCAAGATTTGAGATGTTATATCAACACTGTACATGATGAAGCCCTCGCTTAAACTGAGCACATTTTGGGTGGCTTGAAACAgattctatgttggggttaaaaCCTTTCATTCTTGCCTGACCTGGCAGGCTTTCTTTTGTTTTCTACTTTGCTGCAGACTACTATGGGAGGGTTTAATAAGGTTCACAGTAAAGCCAAACTGTCTGGATACGGTCCGGCTTTGGTGTGGTGTACACTAAGTCAAGTTCAGTGTGAATGCTATCCCAGTAGCTTCTTCTGGTCACTTGGCTGACTGAGAACAAGATCACCGGAAACCTGGAAGGTTGTTACGTGTACGTTTAACttttcaataaagtctttgaaCTCCAGAAACCAACTCCTGGCTTTTATTGAGAGCTGAACTTCTCTGGCCTTGGGAGGtcttgcatatacactgagtataccaaacattaggaacaccttcctaatattgagtggcaCCCCCTTCTGCCCTCAACAGCCTGTATTCGTTGAGGCATGGACTTGACAAGGTGTCAAAGGCTTCCAYAGGGAAGCTGGCCCATGGTGactcccacagttgtcaagttggctggatgtcctttgggtggttgtcCATTCTTGATACTCATGGGACACTGTTAAGCTTGAAatacacagcagcgttgcagttcttggcacttaaatcttgtcttgcccattcaccctctgaatggcacacaattcATTTCTCAAGGCTTATAAATCCTTTAACCtggctcctccccttcatctacactgatttgaagtgtatttaacaagtgacatcaataagggatcatagctttcacctggtaagtctgtcatggaaagatcaggtgtccataatgttttgtGCTCTATATTTCATATGTATAAATGCCATCAACCAACGATTGCTTGCCTCGTCATTGACTGCAGTCTGGTATGTTAAACCCCTAGCAAGGCGTGCAAATATAAActtaacaatttcaaagattttcgtGAGTTAcaggaaatgtcaattgaaatgaggccataatctatggatttcacatgactaggaatacagatatgcatctgttggccacagTAGGGgcattgatcagaaatgcagtatctggtgtgaacacgctttgcctcatgcagcgcaacacatcttcacatagagttgatcaggctgttgattgtggcctgttgtcccactcttccatgtttgtgcgaagttgctggatattggcgggaactagaacacACTGTCGATCMAGAgagtcccaaacatgctcaatgggtgacatgtctgagtgtGCAGGCCACGGAAGAACTGGGGCATATTTTGCCATGCACGCTGTCTGcccgtacagttgaaaccaggattcatccttgaagagcacacttctccagtttgccagtggccatcgaaggtgagcatttacccactgaagtcagttacaacgctgaactgcagtcgGGTCAAGAcaatgagcatgcagatgagcttccctaagaCGGTTTCTGactcttcggttgtgcaaaccacagtttcatcagctgtctgggtggctggtctcaaacattcccgcaggtgaagaagctggatgtggagcccctgggctggtgtggttactcatggtctgcggttgtgtatggattatcttggcaaagtagaaatgctcactaacaggtatgtaaacaaatgtatgcacaacatttgagagaaataagcattttgtgcgtatgtaaaatgtatgggatattttatttcagctcatgaaaactacatgttgcatttatttttgttcagtatagttggccTGGAAGCTGGCCTATAGACTACCTCACATGGGTAAAAGATTGTGAGGGTCAGGGAACAAGGTCAGTTCAACAATGTGGTGTGTCAGCAGCACGCTTGCAAAGCTGATGAATTGACGGTCACCTTATCCAGATACTTTGGTCTATATAAAGACCTGACTATAAGGCACTTTTATGAGCAACTGGGTGACCCTAAAGTACCTCTGTTTCATCATGGGGACACTGATGTAAAGACAAAAGCCTTTTTTACTCTTAAGTTGACTGTTATGTGGTGCATCTTATCAGGTGGAATACAGCACAGCAAGTTAGAATAGCTGGAAACAGAAGTGCTCTTCCAATAGCATTTATTTCTTAGCTTATTCAGGCATTATCAAATCACATTATCAACCATGAACATTATCATCCCAATTCACATCATTGCTTGCTTGGGCAGAAGAAAATAGGTACAGCAAAATACAGCTTTTGATTTGTTACATTCCATATTACAGCACATCTCTCGCAGGCGCTCATTAATGGTCTCATAATTGACATGTATGAATTATGATACTGTACATATTAAGCGTCAGTTAATCTTTCAAGGTGGAGCAGTTCTCATATTGCTTTGAAGGCTTGCACTAATCATGCAGGTTTACAGAAAACGTCTACTGACCTCTAAATCTGGTCATTCTAAAAAGAGGTTAAGTCCCATGTTTTAGGTTTAGCTTGCTTTTCTGCAGTTGGCTGAGTAGCTTGCCCTGTTGATGTCTTCTTCGCAGTTTTATCATCTTTGCTCTCTTCATCAACTCCTGTAAAGCCTTTCTCGTCTATTTTAGATTGTGCCCCTTCTGTTGTCTTCCTGTCAACAGTTTTCTCTTTCAAACCCATGGCTGATACATCCTGTTCTTTCACTGGCGATGTCTTTGTAATAGATATCTCCACATGTTCAGGTTTTTCCTCAAAGGCCTTGGTCTTCACGTTCTCTGTCTTTGGGGTTTCATCGTTGGGATCCGTAACCTTCTCAGGCTCTTTAGCCGTACTTTCCTCTGGTTTCGCCTGAGTTGTGCTGCTCTCTGGCGCCTCTCTGTGTGAGTCCTTGCTCTTTGCAACAGCAGGCACTTGTTTCTCTGGTGGTGTGGCAGTCTCAGCTTTGCCACCACTGCTGTTTGTTTCACTCTCTGTAGGGGTGGTCGTTGATTCTGGGGTAATGATTAAGTTTGATATAGGGGATATTTCATCTTTAGGGGTGATCTCGGTAGGTTTGATGATTGGGGCTGGTTTTGATGTTTCTTCTTTAGGGGTAACGGTTGGGGCTGGTTTAGGGGATGTTTCATATTTTGGGGTGATGGTTGATTCTGGTTTAGGGGAGGTCTCCTCTTTAGTGGTGACGTTTGAGGCTGGTTTTGGGGAAGTTTCTTCTTTAGGGGTGACTGCTGGTTCAGATTTTGGTGAAGTTTCTTCTTTAGGGGTGATATTTAGGGTTGGTTTTGGGGAAGTTTCTTCTTTAGGGGTGACTGCTGGTTCTGGTTTAGGGGATGGTTCTTCTTTAGGGGTAATGGTTGGGTCTGATTGTGATGTTTCTTTACTTGTGACTGTGGGGTCTGGTTTAGGTGCTGTCTCGTCCTTGGGGGTGACCATTGGGTCCATTTTTGGGGATGTTTCTTCTTTGGGGGTGATGGTTGGCTCTGGTTGTGGGGTTGTTTCCTCTTTAGGGGAGATAGTTGTGTCTAGTTTAGAGGATTTATCAGATTCTTTCACTTTTTCCTCAGCTGTTGAGATATCATTTGTGAAATTTTCACTGCCATTAGATTCATTCTGCTCAACAGTTTTTACACTATCAYCCTTGCTGCTCATTTTTGGCTCTGTCAGACCCACCTCCTTTTCAGGGGTCTTTGGCACAGGCTCTTCCTCACACTCAGTTGTTGTGCTGGGAAGTCCGGCTGAAATTTTACCTCCTACCGTTTTGTCATCCTGTGTTTTTACACCAGAATCATCTGATGACTTTACCTGTCCCCATGTCTCCTTGGTGGAGCTGTTTTTCAGCTCAGCAGTGATATCAGGGGATTTCATGTCCTTCTCTGTGGGCTCAGGGAGATCCTCTTCTTGTGTTGCCACAGCACTCTCTGCCTCTTGAAGTTGGTCTGATACTCTGTGCGCCTTCTGATCAGGCTTCTGCTCCAATGCTAGGGCGCTCTGCTCTTTCAGATCtacctcttttttctcttttgatGGGCTTTCTTTTTTGCTCTCTGACACCTTTTTGGGCTCTTTGGAGATGTCCTCTGTGGGGACCTGTGGTTCACCCTTTATTGAACTTTCTGTTTGAATATCCTCGGACGTTTTGGGTTCTATGGAGATGTCACCCTTCATGGGAACCTCTGGAAGGGACTTGTCATGTTTTGGGGTGTTATCTTTTTCTAATGGCTCCCCCACATCTTTTATCTCACCGTCTATCTCCTCTGTTGTGTCCAgtttttccttctcttcctcactgGTGGCCTTAGCTGATTTGACTTCACTTTGTGTATTGTCACCTGTGTCAATGTCCTCCTCTCCTTTgtcatctccttcctctccatttTCTCCCTCGCTAGGGCTAACTCCATCTCCATTTACCTCGACCTCTGCTGATGTTTCTATCTGCTGTCCCTTAGACTCTTCCTCctgttccccctcttcctctgggGCATCCACTTTAAGATCCACTTTACCTACATCTTCCCctttctcctcatcctcctcttccttacCCCTCCTCTCAGCTttgtcactctcctctccctccttctctccctctcctgtctcctcagaGCCTGTCTCCTCAAACTCGGACTCCACCTCTCTGGTGGTCTCAGTGATGATCTCCTCTACAAACTTGTACTGGGGCTCAGACCTGCGTGTGGGCCCTCCCTGCCGGGCCAGGGAAGAAAGGGTGTAGACAGGGGACTGGCGGTAGATGTAGGGCATGGAGATGTGGGTGTCAGAGATGGTGGACAGATGGAACTCCTCACCCTCCAGGAGTTTCCTATAGGGAGACAGAGACTTATTAGGCGTGATTACCACCATGACAATAATATGTATATGTCCCAATTTGTGTAGATGTGTCTCAATATCCATATTATGACTAAAGTGTCATTGTGTATTGTGATATGAGCCATGGTATGTTCATTTGATGTGTTAAATATGAAATCAAACTACCTCTATTTCTATAAAATGTCTaccgtttcttttttttattttatccgtTATTAATTGTGTCTGTAGTGATCCCTCACTAACACtatgacagttttgcacatttttaaatgtgttaGTGCTGGAGTAGAATATAATGTGCACCCCCTGGTTATCCCCAGAAATAGATCCAGGAACACACTataactcccgagtggcgcagcggtctaaggcgtcactacagaccctggtttgattccaggctgtatcactaaaagccatgattgggagtcccatagggcggcacacaatttgcccagcatcgtccgggttagggtttggcaggggtaggccgtcattgtaaataagaatttgttcttaactgatttgcctaattaaataaaggttaaattaaaataacatatatggTATTTTCCTTTGTCAAGGATATTGTATGGCTAGACTTTGATattcaaaatgaccaaaacaaGCTCCACACAAGTTTCCTTAtctagtgagagagacagagtttaTGTCTCTTACCTGTAAGAGAGAATCTCCACATCCAAAGCCATTTTGACATTCAGCAGGTCCTGGTACTCTCTCAGGTGGCCAGACATGTCTAGTTTAGCATTAGTCAGCTCATTCTCCAGCTGCCTGACAGTGTCCTGGACAGAAAAGCAGGGGTCATCATACAAATAAATGCATATGTTTATTTACAATTAATTATTAGAGGTACAAAATAAACAATAGCCTACCTGGTAATTAATCATTTCCGAATAGTGACGCTCCTCCAGCTCATGTAGTTGTTTTTCCAGGGCCTCTCTCGTTCCTTTCGCGCAGTCCAGTTCAATGTTCTTCCCTTGGAAGCGCCTTCTGTTCTCCTGGATCTCCTGCTGGGTCGCCTTCAGCgcctctctgttgctctctgccGCTTTTGTCAACTTTGTGAACTGGACACGGAAACCCTCCTCGGCCTCAAGGATGTCGGAGGCGGCGTGACCTTCCAACTGTGCACGGATGTCCCGGAGAGTCGCAGTGATATCGGGTTTTGCAAAGGCGTGCCCCTCGACCGTCACCTGAGACTCGTGGATCTGGGCCACCATCTCCAACACCTTGTCCTCGTGGTTTTTCTTCAGGAAGTGAATCTCGTCCACCAGAGACTGCGCTTTCTCGTCCAACTGAAGTTTGGCGAGGTATGCATCGTTGGCGTCCTTTTTCAGCACCAGGATGCCTTTCTCTGCATCCGAGCGTTCACGAGCCTCCTGGTCGTACTTGTCTCTCAAGGTGAGGAAGTCTTCCTCCAGGTTCTGATGTTCTATCACGATCTGACGCTTCTGAAGGGTGATGTCATGCACTAGTTTCCTCAGATCCATAAGCTCCGACTCGTGCTCCTGTGCCAGAGATGCGGGGGactgtgccttctgtttgattTCCTCGATTTCCCTCTCGAGCAATTCATTTTGGTGCTCCAAATGACGCACCTTCTCTATGAATCCGGCAAAACGGTCGTTCAGCCCATGGAGCAGTTCTTTCTCATTCATTTTCGTCAACACCCCRGTAAACGTGTTTGATAAATCTAAAAATATATCCGATCTCGGAACCGATCCGAATTCGTTCTTCGGCGTCGTCGCATATCCTCTGTTCATAAATGCGGTAGCCGACTCAAAGCCTATAACGGTCCTGGACGCCGAGGGGGATCCGGTCAGTTTGTGTTGATAGCGGGAATAGTCATCTTGAGCTCTCCTATGTGGAGAACCCGACCGATACTCAATTTGGTGGCTCATGATGCCTCAGTTGTCTCCGCAGTGTTGGTAGACTAAGTAGCGCTGCTCCTATCTTTTATACCCCCTCTGTCCGCTCGCGCTGCAGAATGGAACTGTCCATAGTGCTGAAAATGTATTGAATCAGCTGTAGGCTTGACTGCATGCCTAtcgcggtctctctctctctccctcgttgtTTTGTCGCAGACAGCAGTGACGTAGCCCATAGGAGAGCATTTCCCTTAAAAACGTCTGTAGTCTACAATGACACCTCAAAATCACAAGTCTAATAcatctttaatacattttaagtgtTCCGACTATTGTTTTATTCAAGGGCCTAAAGCTTTCCTTGTTTTGATGATTTTCTTAATATTATGGAAAGTGGTTGTACATTCTGGTTTGGCTGAATTTGATTTGCTTGTAATATTACTGTATAGGCCTACACGAGACTACTGTAATGCAAGTGTAAAATAGTAATGCAAGAATCACACTAGGCCTAGACATAACCACTCCCATTTCTCAGTCAAGCAGCACTTTTAACCTTGCACCTTTTTATAAATGTCTATATGGTGAAAAATACAAAAGTCTTGGCACAGACAGGCTGTCTGAAAAGCCAGAATTCAGGCAAATGACTTGGATGTGTTCCAGTGATGCAGCCATCCTTCACACCTCACTACAAGCAATGTTTTACTTTATGTAGGTTGCCCCATAGAAATCAGTGATATATTTGAGTGAATACTATATGATATCAGATGAAGGATAGCTTTTTACACTATTGATGAGATATGAAACCTTcatagagagagagtagtaaatATGTGTTTACTGGCTGCAATAAGAGAAAACAATGTATCagcaaacatattttttatagTGAAATAGTATATCTTTACAAAAATAAGCACTTMATTCCATGTCACTTCTCAGctgtgtgttagaatagcatgcACAGAGATTCACTTATTTTAAACAATGTCATAGGcaaaatgtttatatttaaatatattatttttatatatttcaatttgAGGGGCAACGTACTATTTTATTCGTCACCCTTAATTCCCTTCACCCCACCCCCTatacaaaaaagtatatttaaagtGCTTTTTAGACCTGGTGAAAGTcagtcagtatatacacatgacaaggactgaccaggtgaaagctatgatcccttgttgatgtcacttgttaaatccacttcMatcagtgtagatgaaggggagggaacaggttaaagaaggatttttaagccttgagacaattgagacatggattgtgtatgtatgccattcagagggtgaatgggcaagacaaattattgaattgcctttgaacagggtattgtagtcggtgccaggcacaccggtttgtgttaagaactgcaacgctgctgggtttttccacgctcaagaGTTTCCCATGTGaatcaggaatggtccaccacccaaaggcattggagtcaacatgggacaggatcgacaccttgtagagtccatgccccgtcgaattgaggttgttctgaggccaaaaggggggggggggcaattcaatattaggaaggtgttcctaatgtttggtgtactcagtgtatattaaatGCATTATCAGCTAATTGTTATTATgaatgatcaagctgttgatgGTAAAGCCACGGTGGAAGGCTACTCATGATGAAGTGGATTAGGGGTGGCCCAGTGTCAGTGTCGACACCCCAGCTTCCTCCACATTAAAAACCCCTCTCTTGAACGAGTCAACAAACTCTCTGATATCATAGgggtcatctcctctcctctccttgttaaAACTCAGCACTTTGAGCAGCCTTCTTCTACACTGACTCCATTCAGATGATATGTTATAGAGCCTCATGCCCTCCTTGTAGTGGTTGACAGCGGTCCTCTCAGAGCCCAGGTGGTAGAGATGGACGTCACCATACATGCGGTGCCAGGCCTGGCGGTTGGAGGGCTTCAGATCTGACCGGGACCACAGCTCCTGGAACTTCTCCATGGCCTTAGTGGTGTCCTTCARCTCTGAGTACCTCACAGCCAGCTCCacctgggggagaggaggagattgtCTTGTTTGGGTATTATTACCATAACTCAGTGATAAAGAAAGTATTTGAATATCACCTGGGTCAGAGTTGAGAGGAGAATGGATGTGGTAAATCAGTGATAATAGTGTATGCCCCCAACCAATTGTGTATTTATGaattttttttgcgttgtttgtaaaaaaaaaaaaattaaaacgtattttgtacataatgttgccactaccgtctcttatgaccaaaaataacttctgggcatcaggactgcgattactcaccacggactagcagaatcctttttttcatttaacgagtctgacgagcccgacgcgaacaAGAtactgctttcttgggaacagRCACAGATCCCcttgatttgcgtgaagaggaggcggagaaaaagggtccggagggcgggctgccttctgagaattcgtaggcgatcgaataaacccccacttccttccattctgctagcaaacgtgcaatctttcgaaaataaaatagatgacctacacggaagattaaactactaacgggacattcaaaactgtaatatcgtatgcttcacggagttgtggctgtacgacgacactatcaacatacagctggctagttatacgctgcaccggcaggatagaacagaagtgtctggtaagacaaggggcggtggactatatttttgtaaataacagctggtgcacgatatctaaggaggtctcgagctattgctcgcctgaggtagagtatctcatgataaactgtagaccacacaatctacctagagagttttcatctgtattttttttcgTAGCTGTTAAAATACCACCACAGTCGGAGGCTGGCaccaagacagcattgaatgagctgtattccgccataagcaaacaagaaaacgctcacccataGGCGGCGCTCcaagtagccggggactttaatgcagggaaacttaaatccgtttgaccaaatttctatcagcatgtgaaatgtgcaaccaaagggaaaaaactctgaaccacctttactccacacacagagatgcacacaaacctcttcctcgccctccatttggcaaatctgaccataattctatcctctggATTCCTGCTTAAATGGGGGGAAGCACAAGTgattagatcaataaaaaagtggtcagatgaagcagatggtaagctacaggactgttttgctagcacagactggaatatgttctgggattcctccgatgacattgaggagtacaccacatcagtcactggcttcatcaataagtgcctcgatgacgttgtccccacagtgaccgtatgtacacaccccaaccagaagccatggattacaggcaacatccgcactgaactaaaggctagagctgccactttcaaggagcgggactctaacccggaagcttataagaaatcccgctatgccctccgacaaaccataaacaggcaaagcgtcaatacaggactaagatcgaattgtactagactggctctgacgctcgtcRgatgtggcagggcttgcaaaccattacagactacaaaacgtaagcacagccgagagctgcccagtgacacatgcctaccagacgagctaaactacttctatgctcgcttcgaggaaaataacactggaacacgcatgagagcaccagctgtttcggaagactgtgtgatcacgctcttcgcagccgatgtgagtaagacctttaaacaggtcaacattcgcaaggccgcagggccagacggattacctggacgtgtactgtgagcatgcgctgaccaactggcaagtgtctacactgacatttttcatctctccctgtccgagtctgtaataccaacatgttttaagcagaccaccagagtgcctgtgcccaagaacactagggtaacctgcctaaatgactaccgacccatagcactcatgtctgtagccatgaagtgctttgaaaggcgtgtcatggctcacatcaacaccattatcttagaaaccctagacccactccaatttgcataccgctcaacagatccacagatgatgcaatctctattgcactccacattgccatttcacacctgtacaaaaggaacacctatgtgagaatgctattcattgactacagctcagcgttcaacaccatagtgccctcaaagctcatcactaagctaaggaccccgggactaaacacctccttctgcaactggatcctggacttcctgactggccgcccccaggtggtaagggtaggtaacaacatatccgccatgctgatccttaacacaggggaccctcagtggtgcgtgctcagtcccctcctgtactccctgtctactcatgactgcacaaccaggcatgactccaacaccatcattaagtttgccgatgacacaacagtggtaggcctgatcaccgaaaacaatgagacagcctatagggaggaggtcagagacctggccgtgtggtgccaggacaacaacctctccctcaacatgatcaagacaaaggagatgattgtggactacaggaaaaagatgactgagcacgcccccattctcatcgacggggatgcagtgcagcaggttgagagcttcaagttccttgatgtccacatcaccaacaaactaacatggtccaaacacatcaagacagtSGTGAAGAGRGCACGACAAAacctactccccctcaggagactgaaaagatttggcatgggtcctcagatcctcaaaaggttttacagctgcaccattgagagcatcctgactggttgcatcactgcctggtatggcaactgctcggcctccgactgcaaggcactacagggggcagtgcgaacggcccagtacatcactggggctaagcttcctgccatccagaacctctataccaggcagtgtcagaggaaggccctaaaaattgtcaaagactccagccaccctagtcatagactgttctctctgctaccgcacagcaagcggtaccggagtgccaagtctaggtccaagaggcttctaaacagcttctacccccaagccataagactcctgaacacctaatcaaatggctacccagactatttgcattgcccctccccctTTTACAGCGCTGCtaatctctgttgttatcatctatgcatagtcactttagtaactctacctacatgtacacattacctcaaataaccgatttctccgcacattgactctgtaccattacccccttgtatatagtctcactattgttattttactgctgctctttaattacttgttacttaaaAAATTAtgcgtatttttttaaactgcattgttggttaggggctcgtgagtaagcatttcactgtaatacctgttgtattcgacgcatgtgactaatttgatttgatgtagcttCCCTGTCCTGCGTGTGtttatcactgtgtgtgtgtgcatgcatgtatcTCTAACCTGAGGGTAGATGTGTGTGGGATTGAGGCGTGCCCCCTCCTCCAGATGGAACACACAGCGTTTGAGCAGTGTTTGGTCGTGGGGGTCTCCGCTCTGTTTAGCCCTCCAGCGGTAGTTGTTGGCTATCTCATGGTGCAGGCGGGAAGAGTTTGGCGCCCTCTGCAGCATCCTATGCAGCACTGCCAGGGCTTCATCATAACTCTGCTCCTTTTTCATGAACCTCcccacctcaaatcaaatcaaatgttattagtcacatgcattGAATGcaacgggtgtagaccttacagtgaaatgcttacttacaagcccctaaccaacaatgcagtttaaaaaatatgaataagaaattaaaggaacaagtaattaaagagcagcagtaaaataacgatAGCGAGACTTTATAAAGGgcataccggtacagagtcaatgtgcggcggcaccggttagtcgaggtaattgaggtaatatgtacatgtaggtagtaattaaagtgactatgcatagataataacagagagtagcagcggcctaAAAGAAGGGGTGGGGAAGTgggcaatacaaatagtctgggtagccatttgatgagatgttcaggagtcttatggcttgggggtagaagctgtttagaagcctcttggacctagacttggc
It encodes:
- the LOC111977552 gene encoding neurofilament medium polypeptide isoform X1, which codes for MSHQIEYRSGSPHRRAQDDYSRYQHKLTGSPSASRTVIGFESATAFMNRGYATTPKNEFGSVPRSDIFLDLSNTFTGVLTKMNEKELLHGLNDRFAGFIEKVRHLEHQNELLEREIEEIKQKAQSPASLAQEHESELMDLRKLVHDITLQKRQIVIEHQNLEEDFLTLRDKYDQEARERSDAEKGILVLKKDANDAYLAKLQLDEKAQSLVDEIHFLKKNHEDKVLEMVAQIHESQVTVEGHAFAKPDITATLRDIRAQLEGHAASDILEAEEGFRVQFTKLTKAAESNREALKATQQEIQENRRRFQGKNIELDCAKGTREALEKQLHELEERHYSEMINYQDTVRQLENELTNAKLDMSGHLREYQDLLNVKMALDVEILSYRKLLEGEEFHLSTISDTHISMPYIYRQSPVYTLSSLARQGGPTRRSEPQYKFVEEIITETTREVESEFEETGSEETGEGEKEGEESDKAERRGKEEEDEEKGEDVGKVDLKVDAPEEEGEQEEESKGQQIETSAEVEVNGDGVSPSEGENGEEGDDKGEEDIDTGDNTQSEVKSAKATSEEEKEKLDTTEEIDGEIKDVGEPLEKDNTPKHDKSLPEVPMKGDISIEPKTSEDIQTESSIKGEPQVPTEDISKEPKKVSESKKESPSKEKKEVDLKEQSALALEQKPDQKAHRVSDQLQEAESAVATQEEDLPEPTEKDMKSPDITAELKNSSTKETWGQVKSSDDSGVKTQDDKTVGGKISAGLPSTTTECEEEPVPKTPEKEVGLTEPKMSSKXDSVKTVEQNESNGSENFTNDISTAEEKVKESDKSSKLDTTISPKEETTPQPEPTITPKEETSPKMDPMVTPKDETAPKPDPTVTSKETSQSDPTITPKEEPSPKPEPAVTPKEETSPKPTLNITPKEETSPKSEPAVTPKEETSPKPASNVTTKEETSPKPESTITPKYETSPKPAPTVTPKEETSKPAPIIKPTEITPKDEISPISNLIITPESTTTPTESETNSSGGKAETATPPEKQVPAVAKSKDSHREAPESSTTQAKPEESTAKEPEKVTDPNDETPKTENVKTKAFEEKPEHVEISITKTSPVKEQDVSAMGLKEKTVDRKTTEGAQSKIDEKGFTGVDEESKDDKTAKKTSTGQATQPTAEKQAKPKTWDLTSF